A DNA window from Trichosurus vulpecula isolate mTriVul1 chromosome 2, mTriVul1.pri, whole genome shotgun sequence contains the following coding sequences:
- the MAP3K6 gene encoding mitogen-activated protein kinase kinase kinase 6 isoform X1, producing the protein MAGPGQRGPQRAGSCWQDPLAVALSTPRPLTAGRGWGRSRPLSVVYVLTREPEAEAQAEPLPLRCLRDACVQLSGPRPAPQLRTLPFGTVELGESAALDSFYNADVVVLEVSGSLGQPSLFYHLGVRESFSMNNNVLLCAQADLPDLQALREDVFQKNADCIGGYTFIPYMVTGQGRVLCGDAGVMKGLAEGLFQSGAGAEAFLTPLVGRLVRLLEAIPTNSCGYFRETMRRDIRRARERFSGDQLRHELGRLQQRLDSVELLTPDIIMTLLLSYRDVQDYGAIISLVETLQALPTCDVAEQHNICFHYTFALNQRNRPGDRDKALSVLLPLVHSGAVAPDLYCMCGRIYKDMFNSSGFIDTGHRDQACHWYRKAFETEPSLHSGINAAVLLVAAGHQFENSDELRQIGLKMGCLLGRKGSVEKMQYYWDVGFYLGAQILANDSIQVALAAEQLYKLNAPLWYLASVMETFLLYQHFHPAPQPSGPMGPRALFWLRFLLQSCQPFTASDECLVLILEQNKVLQPARLQVQEGSPSTAVTLSLLESETEASPPSPPFTQAAGSGWTFPAAFIRGVSISKRDERCCFLYVFHTAQDFQLGFPSHQHCQWFCKQIQTFMTQTVQPGDAGTTTKEVLEFDYEYTETGERLVLGKGTYGVVYAGRDRSTQVRIAIKEIPERDSRFSQPLHEEIALHKRLRHKNIVQYLGSISQAGFLKIFMEEVPGGSLSSLLRAVWGPLQDNESTISFYTRQILQGLSYLHDNHIIHRDIKGDNVLINTYSGLLKISDFGTSKRLAGITPCTETFTGTLQYMAPEIIDQGPRGYGKAADIWSLGCTVIEMATGRPPFHELGSPQAAMFQVGMYKIHPPVPSTMSEEAQAFILRTFEPEPKHRANAAALLGDPFLQPRRKPRNSMSPHHPPHATGVPPISLASSAGHSQTVPCPGASLQTSSMAPKRCFSEGGTPKSQLRVPEESVTERTLSPEETPQRSLMRKENERRAMLERVLSQELSTIVESLQWALEQGPPGPRLSREQVAQLVRGLRSYICSSSRRQLAQELRALQEQLQAQGHSLALIQGPLFAFQDAVKRVLRRHEIRPHWMFALDGLMSRAVRAALAVLGTELKKPATGEPEDGSEEEEQEAEQRGVPSRRSHSRAPEEDSLPLLAQLSLLRAETGRLLGQLAEKERQCQALALRALQHVEETSTLTLGSGPADISPASSGDPELAQWLQQLGVDSGTIQTLLSHGFTLHMLITCASRDDLVYTQIRGGMVCRIWRAILAQRAVPVP; encoded by the exons ATGGCAGGCCCGGGCCAGCGGGGGCCGCAGCGCGCCGGCAGCTGCTGGCAGGATCCACTGGCCGTGGCGCTGAGTACCCCGCGGCCGCTGACCGCCGGCCGGGGCTGGGGCCGGAGTCGGCCGCTTAGCGTGGTCTACGTGTTGACCCGGGAGCCCGAGGCCGAGGCCCAGGCTGAGCCGCTGCCCCTGCGCTGCCTGCGCGACGCTTGCGTCCAGCTCTCCGGGCCGCGCCCAGCGCCGCAGCTGCGCACGCTGCCCTTTGGGACCGTGGAGCTGGGCGAGTCTGCCGCCCTGGACTCCTTCTACAACGCGG ATGTGGTTGTGCTAGAAGTGAGTGGCTCCCTGGGCCAGCCCTCCCTGTTCTACCACCTCGGAGTGAGGGAGAGCTTCAGCATGAACAACAACGTGCTTCTCTGTGCCCAAGCAGACCTGCCTGACCTACAGGCCCTCAGG GAAGATGTCTTTCAGAAAAATGCC GATTGTATTGGGGGCTACACCTTCATCCCCTACATGGTGACTGGCCAAGGACGGGTCCTGTGTGGCGATGCAGGTGTTATGAAGGGGCTGGCAGAGGGGCTGTTCCAGTCGGGGGCAGGCGCTGAGGCCTTCCTGACCCCTCTGGTGGGCAGGCTTGTCCGCCTGCTGGAAGCTATACCCACCAACTCCTG TGGCTACTTCCGGGAGACCATGCGAAGGGATATCCGCCGGGCCCGGGAGCGTTTTTCTGGGGACCAGCTTCGCCACGAGCTGGGCCGGCTGCAGCAACGGCTGGACAGTGTAGAGCTGCTGACCCCCGACATCATCATGACCCTGCTGCTCTCTTACCGGGATGTGCAG GACTATGGGGCCATCATCTCCCTGGTGGAGACGCTGCAGGCCCTGCCCACCTGTGATGTGGCTGAACAGCACAACATCTGTTTCCACTACACCTTCGCCCTCAACCA GAGGAACAGGCCTGGGGACCGAGACAAGGCTCTGTCTGTGCTGTTGCCCCTGGTGCATAGTGGGGCCGTGGCCCCCGACCTCTACTGCATGTGTGGCCGAATCTACAAGGACATGTTTAACAGCTCTGGCTTCATTGACACTGGTCACCGAGACCAGGCTTGTCATTG GTACCGAAAGGCCTTTGAGACAGAGCCCAGCCTTCACTCAGGCATCAATGCAGCCGTCCTTCTTGTAGCTGCTGGACACCAGTTTGAGAACTCAGATGAGCTCCGACAGATAG GACTGAAGATGGGGTGCCTGCTGGGCCGCAAGGGCAGTGTGGAGAAGATGCAGTATTACTGGGACGTGGGCTTCTACCTGGGTGCCCAGATCCTTGCCAACGACTCCATCCAGGTGGCTCTGGCTGCTGAGCAGCTCTACAAGCTGAACGCTCCCCTCTG GTACCTGGCCTCAGTGATGGAGACCTTCCTTTTGTACCAGCACTTCCACCCAGCCCCCCAGCCCTCAGGGCCCATGGGCCCGAGGGCCCTCTTCTGGCTACGATTCCTCCTACAGTCTTGCCAGCCCTTCACTGCCTCGGACGAATGCCTA GTGCTGATCCTGGAGCAGAATAAGGTGCTGCAGCCTGCCAGGCTTCAGGTGCAAGAGGGGAGCCCCAGTACGGCCGTGACCTTGAGCCTGCTGGAGTCTGAGACAGAG GCCAGTCCCCCATCCCCCCCTTTCACCCAGGCTGCCGGCTCTGGCTGGACCTTCCCCGCGGCCTTCATCCGGGGAGTCAG CATCTCGAAGAGGGATGAGCGCTGTTGCTTTCTGTATGTGTTCCACACAGCCCAGGACTTCCAGCTGGGCTTCCCCAGCCACCAACACTGCCAGTG GTTCTGCAAGCAGATCCAGACCTTCATGACCCAGACAGTGCAACCTGGAGATGCGGGCACAACCACTAAGGAGGTGTTGGAG TTTGACTACGAgtacacagagacaggagagcgGCTGGTCCTGGGCAAAGGTACCTATGGGGTGGTGTATGCCGGTCGGGACCGCAGCACCCAGGTACGGATTGCCATAAAAGAGATCCCTGAGAGAGACAGCAG GTTTTCCCAGCCCCTCCATGAGGAAATCGCCCTGCACAAACGTTTACGCCATAAGAATATTGTCCAGTACCTGGGATCCATCAGCCAGGCTGGTTTCCTCAAGATTTTCATGGAGGAGGTGCCTGGAG GCAGCCTGTCATCTCTGTTGCGGGCCGTGTGGGGACCACTTCAGGACAATGAGAGCACCATCAGCTTCTACACCAGGCAGATCCTACAAGGTCTGAGCTATCTCCATGACAACCACATCATCCACCGTGACATCAAG GGGGACAATGTACTGATCAATACGTATAGTGGTCTGCTCAAGATCTCCGACTTTGGCACTTCCAAGAGGCTGGCAGGAATCACCCCCTGTACTGAGACCTTCACAG GAACCCTGCAATACATGGCTCCTGAGATCATTGACCAAGGCCCCCGGGGCTACGGGAAGGCAGCCGACATCTGGTCCCTGGGCTGCACTGTCATTGAAATGGCCACTGGACGTCCACCTTTCCATGAGCTAGGCAGCCCCCAGGCTGCCATGTTCCAG GTGGGTATGTACAAGATCCaccccccagtgcccagcaccaTGTCTGAGGAGGCCCAAGCCTTCATCCTACGCACCTTTGAGCCAGAGCCTAAGCACCGTGCCAATGCTGCTGCCCTGCTGGGTGATCCTTTTTTGCAACCTCGGCGCAAACCCCGAAACTCCATGTCACCCCATCATCCCCCTCACGCTACAG GTGTCCCACCAATCAGTCTAGCTTCCTCAGCTGGCCATTCACAGACAGTGCCATGTCCAGGTGCCAGTCTCCAGACCAGCTCCATGGCCCCCAAGCGCTGCTTCAGTGAAGGAGGAACCCCTAAAAGCCAGCTTCG GGTACCCGAGGAGTCTGTCACAGAGCGGACCTTATCCCCAGAAGAGACCCCACAGCGGTCCCTGATGCGTAAGGAGAATGAGCGGAGGGCCATGCTAGAGCGAGTACTCAGCCAGGAGCTGTCCACCATAGTGGAGAGTCTGCAGTGGGCTCTGGAGCAG GGCCCCCCTGGGCCACGCCTGAGCCGGGAGCAGGTAGCCCAGCTGGTGAGAGGCCTCCGAAGCTACATTTGCTCTTCCAGCCGCCGACAGCTGGCACAGGAGCTTCGGGCCCTGCAAGAGCAGCTTCAGGCTCAGGGGCACAGCTTGGCATTAATCCAGGGACCCCTCTTTGCTTTCCAGGATGCT GTGAAACGGGTCCTCCGAAGGCATGAAATCCGGCCCCACTGGATGTTTGCCCTGGACGGACTGATGAGCCGGGCAGTAAGGGCAGCCCTGGCTGTGCTGGGGACAG AGCTAAAGAAGCCAGCCACAGGGGAGCCTGAGGatgggagtgaggaagaggagcaggaggcTGAGCAGAGGGGTGTACCATCCAGGAGGAGCCATTCAAGGGCCCCTGAAGAGGATTCCCTACCTCTGTTGGCACAGCTGAGCCTCCTAAGGGCAGAGACAGGCAG GCTCCTAGGACAGCtggcagagaaagagaggcagtgCCAAGCATTAGCCCTCAGGGCCCTGCAGCATGTAGAGGAGACCTCAACTCTAACCTTAGGCTCTGGGCCTGCAG ATATCTCACCAGCCTCCTCAGGGGACCCTGAACTGGCCCAGTGGCTGCAGCAGCTGGGTGTAGATTCAGGCACCATCCAGACA CTCCTGAGCCATGGTTTCACCTTGCACATGCTCATCACCTGTGCCAGTCGAGATGACCTTGTCTATACTCAGATCAG GGGCGGAATGGTGTGCCGAATCTGGAGAGCCATCCTGGCACAGAGGGCAGTGCCGGTGCCCtag
- the MAP3K6 gene encoding mitogen-activated protein kinase kinase kinase 6 isoform X2, protein MAGPGQRGPQRAGSCWQDPLAVALSTPRPLTAGRGWGRSRPLSVVYVLTREPEAEAQAEPLPLRCLRDACVQLSGPRPAPQLRTLPFGTVELGESAALDSFYNADVVVLEVSGSLGQPSLFYHLGVRESFSMNNNVLLCAQADLPDLQALREDVFQKNADCIGGYTFIPYMVTGQGRVLCGDAGVMKGLAEGLFQSGAGAEAFLTPLVGRLVRLLEAIPTNSCGYFRETMRRDIRRARERFSGDQLRHELGRLQQRLDSVELLTPDIIMTLLLSYRDVQDYGAIISLVETLQALPTCDVAEQHNICFHYTFALNQRNRPGDRDKALSVLLPLVHSGAVAPDLYCMCGRIYKDMFNSSGFIDTGHRDQACHWYRKAFETEPSLHSGINAAVLLVAAGHQFENSDELRQIGLKMGCLLGRKGSVEKMQYYWDVGFYLGAQILANDSIQVALAAEQLYKLNAPLWYLASVMETFLLYQHFHPAPQPSGPMGPRALFWLRFLLQSCQPFTASDECLVLILEQNKVLQPARLQVQEGSPSTAVTLSLLESETEASPPSPPFTQAAGSGWTFPAAFIRGVSISKRDERCCFLYVFHTAQDFQLGFPSHQHCQWFCKQIQTFMTQTVQPGDAGTTTKEVLEFDYEYTETGERLVLGKGTYGVVYAGRDRSTQVRIAIKEIPERDSRFSQPLHEEIALHKRLRHKNIVQYLGSISQAGFLKIFMEEVPGGSLSSLLRAVWGPLQDNESTISFYTRQILQGLSYLHDNHIIHRDIKGDNVLINTYSGLLKISDFGTSKRLAGITPCTETFTGTLQYMAPEIIDQGPRGYGKAADIWSLGCTVIEMATGRPPFHELGSPQAAMFQVGMYKIHPPVPSTMSEEAQAFILRTFEPEPKHRANAAALLGDPFLQPRRKPRNSMSPHHPPHATGASLQTSSMAPKRCFSEGGTPKSQLRVPEESVTERTLSPEETPQRSLMRKENERRAMLERVLSQELSTIVESLQWALEQGPPGPRLSREQVAQLVRGLRSYICSSSRRQLAQELRALQEQLQAQGHSLALIQGPLFAFQDAVKRVLRRHEIRPHWMFALDGLMSRAVRAALAVLGTELKKPATGEPEDGSEEEEQEAEQRGVPSRRSHSRAPEEDSLPLLAQLSLLRAETGRLLGQLAEKERQCQALALRALQHVEETSTLTLGSGPADISPASSGDPELAQWLQQLGVDSGTIQTLLSHGFTLHMLITCASRDDLVYTQIRGGMVCRIWRAILAQRAVPVP, encoded by the exons ATGGCAGGCCCGGGCCAGCGGGGGCCGCAGCGCGCCGGCAGCTGCTGGCAGGATCCACTGGCCGTGGCGCTGAGTACCCCGCGGCCGCTGACCGCCGGCCGGGGCTGGGGCCGGAGTCGGCCGCTTAGCGTGGTCTACGTGTTGACCCGGGAGCCCGAGGCCGAGGCCCAGGCTGAGCCGCTGCCCCTGCGCTGCCTGCGCGACGCTTGCGTCCAGCTCTCCGGGCCGCGCCCAGCGCCGCAGCTGCGCACGCTGCCCTTTGGGACCGTGGAGCTGGGCGAGTCTGCCGCCCTGGACTCCTTCTACAACGCGG ATGTGGTTGTGCTAGAAGTGAGTGGCTCCCTGGGCCAGCCCTCCCTGTTCTACCACCTCGGAGTGAGGGAGAGCTTCAGCATGAACAACAACGTGCTTCTCTGTGCCCAAGCAGACCTGCCTGACCTACAGGCCCTCAGG GAAGATGTCTTTCAGAAAAATGCC GATTGTATTGGGGGCTACACCTTCATCCCCTACATGGTGACTGGCCAAGGACGGGTCCTGTGTGGCGATGCAGGTGTTATGAAGGGGCTGGCAGAGGGGCTGTTCCAGTCGGGGGCAGGCGCTGAGGCCTTCCTGACCCCTCTGGTGGGCAGGCTTGTCCGCCTGCTGGAAGCTATACCCACCAACTCCTG TGGCTACTTCCGGGAGACCATGCGAAGGGATATCCGCCGGGCCCGGGAGCGTTTTTCTGGGGACCAGCTTCGCCACGAGCTGGGCCGGCTGCAGCAACGGCTGGACAGTGTAGAGCTGCTGACCCCCGACATCATCATGACCCTGCTGCTCTCTTACCGGGATGTGCAG GACTATGGGGCCATCATCTCCCTGGTGGAGACGCTGCAGGCCCTGCCCACCTGTGATGTGGCTGAACAGCACAACATCTGTTTCCACTACACCTTCGCCCTCAACCA GAGGAACAGGCCTGGGGACCGAGACAAGGCTCTGTCTGTGCTGTTGCCCCTGGTGCATAGTGGGGCCGTGGCCCCCGACCTCTACTGCATGTGTGGCCGAATCTACAAGGACATGTTTAACAGCTCTGGCTTCATTGACACTGGTCACCGAGACCAGGCTTGTCATTG GTACCGAAAGGCCTTTGAGACAGAGCCCAGCCTTCACTCAGGCATCAATGCAGCCGTCCTTCTTGTAGCTGCTGGACACCAGTTTGAGAACTCAGATGAGCTCCGACAGATAG GACTGAAGATGGGGTGCCTGCTGGGCCGCAAGGGCAGTGTGGAGAAGATGCAGTATTACTGGGACGTGGGCTTCTACCTGGGTGCCCAGATCCTTGCCAACGACTCCATCCAGGTGGCTCTGGCTGCTGAGCAGCTCTACAAGCTGAACGCTCCCCTCTG GTACCTGGCCTCAGTGATGGAGACCTTCCTTTTGTACCAGCACTTCCACCCAGCCCCCCAGCCCTCAGGGCCCATGGGCCCGAGGGCCCTCTTCTGGCTACGATTCCTCCTACAGTCTTGCCAGCCCTTCACTGCCTCGGACGAATGCCTA GTGCTGATCCTGGAGCAGAATAAGGTGCTGCAGCCTGCCAGGCTTCAGGTGCAAGAGGGGAGCCCCAGTACGGCCGTGACCTTGAGCCTGCTGGAGTCTGAGACAGAG GCCAGTCCCCCATCCCCCCCTTTCACCCAGGCTGCCGGCTCTGGCTGGACCTTCCCCGCGGCCTTCATCCGGGGAGTCAG CATCTCGAAGAGGGATGAGCGCTGTTGCTTTCTGTATGTGTTCCACACAGCCCAGGACTTCCAGCTGGGCTTCCCCAGCCACCAACACTGCCAGTG GTTCTGCAAGCAGATCCAGACCTTCATGACCCAGACAGTGCAACCTGGAGATGCGGGCACAACCACTAAGGAGGTGTTGGAG TTTGACTACGAgtacacagagacaggagagcgGCTGGTCCTGGGCAAAGGTACCTATGGGGTGGTGTATGCCGGTCGGGACCGCAGCACCCAGGTACGGATTGCCATAAAAGAGATCCCTGAGAGAGACAGCAG GTTTTCCCAGCCCCTCCATGAGGAAATCGCCCTGCACAAACGTTTACGCCATAAGAATATTGTCCAGTACCTGGGATCCATCAGCCAGGCTGGTTTCCTCAAGATTTTCATGGAGGAGGTGCCTGGAG GCAGCCTGTCATCTCTGTTGCGGGCCGTGTGGGGACCACTTCAGGACAATGAGAGCACCATCAGCTTCTACACCAGGCAGATCCTACAAGGTCTGAGCTATCTCCATGACAACCACATCATCCACCGTGACATCAAG GGGGACAATGTACTGATCAATACGTATAGTGGTCTGCTCAAGATCTCCGACTTTGGCACTTCCAAGAGGCTGGCAGGAATCACCCCCTGTACTGAGACCTTCACAG GAACCCTGCAATACATGGCTCCTGAGATCATTGACCAAGGCCCCCGGGGCTACGGGAAGGCAGCCGACATCTGGTCCCTGGGCTGCACTGTCATTGAAATGGCCACTGGACGTCCACCTTTCCATGAGCTAGGCAGCCCCCAGGCTGCCATGTTCCAG GTGGGTATGTACAAGATCCaccccccagtgcccagcaccaTGTCTGAGGAGGCCCAAGCCTTCATCCTACGCACCTTTGAGCCAGAGCCTAAGCACCGTGCCAATGCTGCTGCCCTGCTGGGTGATCCTTTTTTGCAACCTCGGCGCAAACCCCGAAACTCCATGTCACCCCATCATCCCCCTCACGCTACAG GTGCCAGTCTCCAGACCAGCTCCATGGCCCCCAAGCGCTGCTTCAGTGAAGGAGGAACCCCTAAAAGCCAGCTTCG GGTACCCGAGGAGTCTGTCACAGAGCGGACCTTATCCCCAGAAGAGACCCCACAGCGGTCCCTGATGCGTAAGGAGAATGAGCGGAGGGCCATGCTAGAGCGAGTACTCAGCCAGGAGCTGTCCACCATAGTGGAGAGTCTGCAGTGGGCTCTGGAGCAG GGCCCCCCTGGGCCACGCCTGAGCCGGGAGCAGGTAGCCCAGCTGGTGAGAGGCCTCCGAAGCTACATTTGCTCTTCCAGCCGCCGACAGCTGGCACAGGAGCTTCGGGCCCTGCAAGAGCAGCTTCAGGCTCAGGGGCACAGCTTGGCATTAATCCAGGGACCCCTCTTTGCTTTCCAGGATGCT GTGAAACGGGTCCTCCGAAGGCATGAAATCCGGCCCCACTGGATGTTTGCCCTGGACGGACTGATGAGCCGGGCAGTAAGGGCAGCCCTGGCTGTGCTGGGGACAG AGCTAAAGAAGCCAGCCACAGGGGAGCCTGAGGatgggagtgaggaagaggagcaggaggcTGAGCAGAGGGGTGTACCATCCAGGAGGAGCCATTCAAGGGCCCCTGAAGAGGATTCCCTACCTCTGTTGGCACAGCTGAGCCTCCTAAGGGCAGAGACAGGCAG GCTCCTAGGACAGCtggcagagaaagagaggcagtgCCAAGCATTAGCCCTCAGGGCCCTGCAGCATGTAGAGGAGACCTCAACTCTAACCTTAGGCTCTGGGCCTGCAG ATATCTCACCAGCCTCCTCAGGGGACCCTGAACTGGCCCAGTGGCTGCAGCAGCTGGGTGTAGATTCAGGCACCATCCAGACA CTCCTGAGCCATGGTTTCACCTTGCACATGCTCATCACCTGTGCCAGTCGAGATGACCTTGTCTATACTCAGATCAG GGGCGGAATGGTGTGCCGAATCTGGAGAGCCATCCTGGCACAGAGGGCAGTGCCGGTGCCCtag